In Procambarus clarkii isolate CNS0578487 chromosome 53, FALCON_Pclarkii_2.0, whole genome shotgun sequence, the following proteins share a genomic window:
- the LOC138352311 gene encoding mucin-22-like has product MGDCTAPGTSTTTSTAAGTSTTTSTAAGTSTTPSTAAGTSTTPSTAPGTSTTTSTAAGTSNTTSTAAGTSTTPSTAPGTSTTTSTAAGTSTTTSTAAGTSTTTSTAAGTSTTTSTAAGTSTTTSTAAGTSTTPSTAAGTSTTPSTAAGTSTTTSTAAGTSTTTSTAAGTSNTTSTAAGTSTTPSTAAGTSTTTSTAAGTSTTTSTAAGTSTTTSTAAGTSTTPSTAAGTSTTTSTAAGTSITTSTAAGTSTTTSTAAGTSTTPSTAAGTSTTPSTAAGTSTTTSTAAGTSTTPSTAAGTSTTPSTAAGTSTTPSTAAGTSTTTSTAAGTSTTPSTAAESTTTPPGIDMLSCFEEGHGA; this is encoded by the coding sequence CACAGCTCCtgggacctccaccaccaccagcacagctgctgggacctccaccaccaccagcacagctGCTGGGACCTCCACCACCCCTAGCACAGCAGCTGGGACCTCCACCACCCCTAGCACAGCTCCtgggacctccaccaccactagcacagcTGCTGGGACCTCCAACACCACTAGCACAGCTGCTGGGACCTCCACCACCCCTAGCACAGCTCCtgggacctccaccaccactagcacagcAGCTGGGACctccaccacaactagcacagcagctgggacctccaccaccactagcacagctgctgggacctccaccaccaccagcacagctgctgggacctccaccaccaccagcacagctGCTGGGACCTCCACCACCCCTAGCACAGCAGCTGGGACCTCCACCACCCCTAGCACAGCAGCtgggacctccaccaccactagcacagctgctgggacctccaccaccactagcacagcTGCTGGGACCTCCAACACCACTAGCACAGCTGCTGGGACCTCCACCACCCCTAGCACAGCAGCtgggacctccaccaccaccagcacagctgctgggacctccaccaccaccagcacagctgctgggacctccaccaccaccagcacagctGCTGGGACCTCCACCACCCCTAGCACAGCAGCtgggacctccaccaccaccagcacagcagctGGGACCTCCATTACCACTAGCACAGCAGCtgggacctccaccaccaccagcacagctGCTGGGACCTCCACCACCCCTAGCACAGCAGCTGGGACCTCCACCACCCCTAGCACAGCAGCtgggacctccaccaccaccagcacagcagctGGGACCTCCACCACCCCTAGCACAGCAGCTGGGACCTCCACCACCCCTAGCACAGCAGCTGGGACCTCCACCACCCCTAGCACAGCAGCtgggacctccaccaccaccagcacagcagctGGGACCTCCACCACCCCTAGCACAGCAGCCGAGTCCACCACGACCCCACCAGGAATAGATATGTTATCTTGTTTTGAAGAAGGCCATGGTGCCTGA